In Drosophila subpulchrella strain 33 F10 #4 breed RU33 chromosome X, RU_Dsub_v1.1 Primary Assembly, whole genome shotgun sequence, the DNA window AGGCGGGCAGAATGCTGGATACGCGCATCTTCATCTTGCCCATGATGGACTGGAATTGGTAAATGGCGGGATTAGGAGATGGGAGCGAAACGAATCCCAGAGATCAACATCCATCGTCATCGACAACGACGACTGTACTTACGTTGTTGTTATTGCCGCCGCCGGACTGCAAGCCTCCCGCCGAGGATtcatcctcctcctcttcTTCCTCGGGCAGCTCCTTAAGCGGCGTCATCGGATGCAGCTTGGCCAATTCCGCTTGCGAGGATTCTCTTTGCTCCTGTCCATCCTCCATTATGCCAATTTCAAATTTCGGGTTTCCTTTTTAGCCGGCGAAGCAACGGCACAAAAGGGAGACACGAAAAGCCAAAAAGAAGCGCCGCCGCAcacacaacaacaaaacgtaagtgaagaagaaaaaaaaaaaaggagcaCACACTGTTGCAATTCCTGCCAGCGAgtttatgtgtgtgtgtgtagcgCTCGCTCACTTGCTCTTGCTCTTACTCTGcctctctctctgtctgtccgtGTGCGAGAGTGTGAGTGCGCTTACGCACGCCGtcgtggtttttttttttttttttttattctttattctTGTGTTTCGCCGAGATTTCACACACGCGGCgatatattaaaaactatTCCTTTTGGCGCCACAAACTAACTGCAGCATTCACATTGGCTTTGACTTTGGCCACCATTTCGACTAGGCACACTGGATTAATGCTGGACACTGGAAAGGTAGAGGCGGGAAAAGGGATTTTGTACCAAATACGGGCAAAGCGTTTGCGTTTCGGGTTCTTCGTTTTCGTCCGGACTCGCCCTCCTTACCGCTCTCCTGCATGCCGCTGCCGCCTTGTTTTGTTCCTGCCTTCCGtttctctttcttttttttttcgatcgCCGGACAGCAGTGCCGCCTGTCCGATTTTTTATCGCCTCCCTTTTGTCTTTGTGCTTCTTCCGCCTTGCACACACTGCTTTCGCAATTCTTCGCTCCTCTTCTTCACTcttctcacacacacacacgcgtgCTGCGAATCGGTACGAATTTTGGCATTTTCCTGCTGGCGAATACACGCACTTGTTCGCAACTTCAACTCTGTTTCGTGCCCGCGCTCACTTTTTCGATGGCTGTGCAAAAATAATGCAACGCCGATTTGTAACAAACGAAATTCGACCAAAAAAAGCACGATTTGGGAAAAAACGCGTGTGTGGCCACAGTCTAGAGCTGGAACTTGAATCGATGCCCGATACTATCAACGTTTCCAGAAATGTGTTACTATCGATATATTTTTCATGAGTCCAACGATTAATTTTACTGTTATGGATTGCCAATTTACAAtgattttcaaatgaaaactCAGTGAAAAgtagattttaaaataattggtTATATCTTCTTAGGGGGGAATTTACGGGATTGTTCTATTTGCTCTTCTGTGATTTTGAGCATGGCCTGGGATGTTTCTAATATTTAAAGAACATAATATATTTAGCTTTTGAGATCaattattagttttttaaatcCATACAGATTTGTGGATCATAAGGCACTTAATGCAAAAGCGACGATTTGTGgatggaaaaatatttaattaaatttgagCTTGCACCGTTGTCTTAATATGAAATCGATTATAACTCAAACATCTTAATCGATAATTGTCCTAGAGTAGTTCAAAATGGCGAGTTAATTTGACGAGTGCTAGTGTGACCAAGGCTTTGGTTTTTGAAATTACCAAAGGACATGCgataaatgtaataaaataagttaattGAAGGAGTTGAGGCGCTAAATTTAAAATGCCTTTGTTCACTGACTTAATGCTGTTTTAAAAGTGTTTTTTGATAGAAattgtataatttgttttgtttttgcagtATCCCTGCTATGTTGATAAAATTTACTTAAATGTGTGTTTTTTTATTGCATATGTGTGGCAGGGTCTTGGAATCACCATAATTGGaacaaatattaaacaaatataGCAGTAGGTCTTCAAAAATATATCACAATTAACCATTATTTCTGGTTTTGGTCTTAATTCATAACGTTAATCGATAGAAATACTAAACTATTGCCATCTCTAGgtgttgttgcttttgctttcgctttgttgttgctgggcaGGGCAAACAAGTGTTAAAAACTATTTGTGGTGCAATATCTTTAGCAATTACCGCTCGGCGATCGTCTTGGCCGCTTGATTGACCACGCCAAATAAACGGGATTAGGGCAGCAAAAGGCCGCGGAAGCACCGAGAATCGGTTTACCCAACAATCAGCTTAATAGGTAAAAGGTAAACAATTTGATTGCTTTGAACAGCTGGGAGAGATTAGCACCTAACCACTGGGCTGCTTTCCATTCGATTTGCATAGAAATGAGCCAGCCGGAGGCCACCAAGTCGTCCACTATCGCGGACTCGGAGCCGGACGAGGCGAAGGGCAGTGCAAAGCAGCTGCTGGAGACTTACCGCGTTTACGTGGTCACCTGGAATGTGGGCAGCCGTTTCCCGGATAACATATCGCTGCGCCAGCTGCTAGGCCTGCAGGATGTGACGGCGTCGAAGGATTCGGAGGTTCCCACTTCCCACCTGCCGGACATCTACGCCCTGGGCCTGCAAGAGGTCAATGCCCAGCTGGAGCAACAGGTGATGGGCCTGTTCAAGGAGGATCCATGGACGCGCAAGGCCAAGGAGCTGCTACGCGGCTATGACTATGTGGCCGTGAAGACGGAGCAGATGCAGGGACTGCTGCTCAGCATGTTTGTGCGGCGACAGCATGTCGAGCACCTGCAAGACATCGAGGCGGAGTTCACGAGAACCGGCTTCGGTGGCATTTGGGGCAACAAGGGCGCCGTGAGCGTTCGGTTCACCCTGTACGGCTGCGGCCTGGCCTTTGTGGTGGCCCACCTGGCCGCCCATGACCATCAGCTGGACGAGCGCATCGAGGACTACAAGCATATATTGGAGAACCATCATTACCATGTCAAGCGGTACAGGGAGATCTACGATCACGACTATGTCTTTTGGTTTGGCGATCTCAACTTCCGGCTGCAGGGCGACGACTCCTCGACGGAGGTGCGGGAACTGCTGCGCGATGAGTCCCAGCACGAGGCTCTCATCCAGCGCGATCAACTGTACCAGGTGCGCGAGAAATCGCAGCAGGCCTTCCAGGTTCTGCACGAGCGCCTGCCCGCCTTTCCGCCCACCTTCAAGTTCCGCGAGGGCACCTCCGAGTACGACCTGAAGCGGCGGCCAGCCTGGACGGATCGGATTATGTACGCCGTGCAGCCACTGAACAGGCAACCCGGCATGCAGCTATCCATCGAGCAGTGCTCGTACAAATCCCATCCCGTCTACACCATCAGCGATCACAAGCCGGTGACCAGTGATTTCACCCTGAAACTCTATCCCAATGTGCGAGCTCCAGGCGTGGTGTTCTCCCCCCTAACGCTCTGGAAGATTGGCGACGAGAACACCGTGGAGTATCGCAAGCAGGCGGAGTTCGATGAGGGTCCCAACGACTGGATTGGCATCTATCCGGCCGAGTACGCCAGTCTGGCGGACTATGTTGCCTACGAGTATGTCAACCAGGCCGAGTCGCCCACCTCTTCGGACTCCAATCACGAGGCGGATCCCTTTGACACGCCCTCGCATCACCGCAGGGGTAGGCATCATCATAAGAATCGCCAGCGATTGCGGCGACAACAGGAGGCCAATGCCCAGGAGCAGGTGCGTCTCGATTTCGCCGACGATGTGGAGCTGCGGCATGGCGAGCAGTATCTGTTGATCTATTTCCGCAACACGGGAGTGAGGGGCGTGACCAGTTTGGCGGGCATCAGTGGCGTCTTTGTGGCGGAGAAGCGACCAGGTTCGCCCCATCGGACGATGTGACATTTCGACCCCCACACGGGCTATGTGCATTAACTGAGCCTACGAGACCGTCTtaagtttgtttgtttggctGTTGACTCAGCGTTACGTTTATATTTGTAATTATACAATTATCCAACCAATCATGTTTGTGTATGTACTACCTTTCCCGCcgcccattcccattcccagtCATCCCGCACCCGGATTGCATCCTGCCCCGTTTGCTCATGTTCTTTTGGCTCTGTTGtcattttgttatttttatttgtacgGTGTCATGGCACTAGATATGCATATTAAACCGGTTTCGCAAAGGTTAATTACGCCACATATTCGCGCTATGACACACCCGCGCACAGTGGGTCAAAATAAACACTTTCTTAATTAGATTTTCAGCCAGGTTAATAAGCTGTTTTAggaaatttttttgaaattcaGTTTCAAATGCAAATACATAAAAGTTAGTCACAACCGCAAGCTGAAAAGTGATATTTTTGAACATTTCTCAAGTAGAAAATAGAAaatctatttaatttaatgataTATGCTTTGATTTgttccaaaaatattttttgtttaaatataaGAATAGAGCATGTTTcaaacttaatttatttttaaaagtgcGCTTTAAGAAAATGTATTCACTATGATTCCACaagttataatatttattaagtaAAGTAGTGTCCAGTTATTATTTTATGAATTCTTAACAAAATGATAAGGTTTTCAACCTGAAACGGAATAGACTATATACGAATGACTTGAAAACGATAATGATACGCCCTGTTTTCTATTATCTGATGGGTAAACATttcaataaattatttatgacCAACTCTTAACAAATCATAACGATATCTTAGATAAGAACTGCACTTTTATGATAGTTGAAACAAAGTTAGACCACCAATTAGACATTCTAGGCAGTCTGTTTTAACCTATAACCACCGTGCAGTGGGTTATTTGGAGGAGCACTGGTTCCATAATTGGTAAGGTTTCAAACTATTGTTACAGCCTACCATGGGCCTTAGAGGTCAACAGGGCCCACTGTACTCGAACGATTTGTGGTCCGAAAACAGAAATGATAGCATAAATTTATGCCGGATCGGTCAATTGAAATTCGTGTGGCTTAGTAACCTTCAACAACAATTAGATAACTATTACTATACCATACCCACACACCCGAAGACACTTAACCAACGCACGGGAATGCATTTACCACATACCcttatatatagtatatacatACGCCTTATCAAAGTGTACATTAATCAATTTACTTAATCAAGTGAAAACATTTACAAATGtgtagtaaaatatatatatgaatacATAGAGCAATTTCGCTTGTGGGATTTCGGTTAATGAGCAGTTGGATGTAATGGAATTAGACTTGATAAACCAAATGTAATGCCCAATAAAAGTAAACTAGCCCATCTATGCACTATGGatcattaaaatatgtatGAAATATAAGCAAAGTGATAAAATCAAGACCTAGCCTGTCaactttttaagaaaataactACTTTTACATAAATGTGAAGATGGTGTAGATGTTTTATGCAGCATATTTTGGGATCTTTTCAGACTTATCCGATCCTCCCTCGTGACTATCTACCCCTTAGGTAGCAGGAAAAACCCCTTCTAGATCCGCTAAAGCATTCAAGTGGGGGACGAACTGCTGCCTGGTTGTGGTTGACAGTCGATTTTATTGCTAGGTTCTTTATTTTTGCTAAATTGAAACGTCTTTGTCGATTCGCTCGACGTGGGTTTGAGGGAACTGTGGGTTAgcattttttttctgtgagGCGCAATCTTGGAATCGTGTTGTTCAGGATAGAAAGTATGGGTCGACGGTGGTGGACAGGGTCCGGTTCCAGTTCGTGTTGATCATTTACGGCGGCAGTCCGAGGGTTTTGCGCACCAGGCGCCGGGCGATGGCGTTGAACTCGTCTCGTCTCTCGCGCCACATAATGGCGGCATCGACATTGGCGCCGCTCTCATCGTTGGGTTCTATTGGGAGGGGTGGAAACCCAAGATTAGTGGCTACTTTGGATAGGGATGGATTGCCCATGCCCTTCTTACCCGCCAGCATGCTGACCACGCTGAGCAAGATCTTCTCCACGCTCTGGACGGGACTCCAGCGCTCCGCGGACAGCTCATAGCCCATGGGATCGTCGCCGGGCGCGTGGAGTATTGATATGCAGACCCGCCCGTCGGCAAAGATGTTGGGATGGAACATATCACAAGTGAATTTCATTTTTGGCGGACTCAGTGGATAGTCGGGGGGAAAGACGAGCCGGGCGGGGAACACGCCGCCCTCAAAGCAAGTGCCCTCGGGTCCGCTGCAAAGGGCAAAGGGCATCGGATTAGTCTTATCCAATGCATTTGATCTCGAGATCTTAACTCACGCAATCAGTGCCTCCCACTCGAAGAAGTTGTCCTCGCTGATGGGCCCGGCCACAATGCCCTCGGGCGGGTCAAGTGTTAACTCTGGAGAGGATTGGGTTTTTTGCAGTGAGAGTGGGTAAAGTGCTTAGTACTGGACTTTCGACTCACGTTTGTACTCCGCCATTAGGCGTCGCAGCGCAGATCCCGCCATCCTCGATGTCGTCTTCGATGGTGAATGGTGATGGTTTCCGTTCCtgttcctcctcctccttctcctTCTCCTCCTTCTCGCTCTGCCTGTGCCGACTGTGCTTCCTTTGCGTTTCCCGCGGCTCCGCCTCCACCAGCTGCTTgtcctcctgctcctgctccacCCGAATGGTCAGCCTAGTGTCTTGGCGGCGATCGCGCACTTTCCAGATCCTCGGGCAAGGGGTCAAGTGCAGACACGTCgtaatataataaacacaagcCTTTCGGTGTTTATGTATATCGAATGTATCGAGTGGGTATTTATGACAGTATATTATAGGTATGACACACTTCGCTGCGCGGCCTTGTGTAGTCGAATATATTCGATATCGGGCGACAGATAACCCATCGATGTTTAAGTGTGGTCGCATTTCAACGATTTCTTGTGGTTGAAAACAAATAAGTAAatgatattaataaaattatatttaagtcACATGGGCAGCGGAACATAGTCACCGCCGCGGGAGACAAGTCTCGGAACAGGATAAAAGCCATGGTGAACAGCAGGAGTCATCCGGCGGATAATGGTCCTGGTCCGGGGTCTAGTGGTGGATCCTCCCGCCTGGCCCTGTGCCTCATCCACTTCGTGCTGGCCATCATCTCCGGCTGGGGACTGAAGCGGAGCACCGGCCGCCAGGCAATGGCCGCCTTTGGCATCTATTTTGGCCACAGCCTGCTCTGCCTGCTGCGGCACACGCATCCCAATCCGGGTGCAGTGCAGCGTCTGTTGTGCGACAAGTCGAGGCGATACTCCTGCGTCCTGTTTGTCACCCTGGTGGTGGGCGAGCTGCAGACCGTGAATCCGGCCACCCGAATGGGTGACTTCTTTGGCGCCGACTGGGAGCGCCTGGCCTTTGGACTCTGGAGCTGCGT includes these proteins:
- the LOC119556350 gene encoding uncharacterized protein LOC119556350, giving the protein MVNSRSHPADNGPGPGSSGGSSRLALCLIHFVLAIISGWGLKRSTGRQAMAAFGIYFGHSLLCLLRHTHPNPGAVQRLLCDKSRRYSCVLFVTLVVGELQTVNPATRMGDFFGADWERLAFGLWSCVLALAVTSLWFGGSGGGNRSSLGATFIKLDAAQLGLCVLWNVQCLWRIAMVDEHWWSLGLALLVLLNHCILWRLPLHYNITQLEVATVGMCFSTIFALNAIQEQLDAVAS
- the LOC119556349 gene encoding inositol polyphosphate 5-phosphatase K, yielding MSQPEATKSSTIADSEPDEAKGSAKQLLETYRVYVVTWNVGSRFPDNISLRQLLGLQDVTASKDSEVPTSHLPDIYALGLQEVNAQLEQQVMGLFKEDPWTRKAKELLRGYDYVAVKTEQMQGLLLSMFVRRQHVEHLQDIEAEFTRTGFGGIWGNKGAVSVRFTLYGCGLAFVVAHLAAHDHQLDERIEDYKHILENHHYHVKRYREIYDHDYVFWFGDLNFRLQGDDSSTEVRELLRDESQHEALIQRDQLYQVREKSQQAFQVLHERLPAFPPTFKFREGTSEYDLKRRPAWTDRIMYAVQPLNRQPGMQLSIEQCSYKSHPVYTISDHKPVTSDFTLKLYPNVRAPGVVFSPLTLWKIGDENTVEYRKQAEFDEGPNDWIGIYPAEYASLADYVAYEYVNQAESPTSSDSNHEADPFDTPSHHRRGRHHHKNRQRLRRQQEANAQEQVRLDFADDVELRHGEQYLLIYFRNTGVRGVTSLAGISGVFVAEKRPGSPHRTM
- the LOC119556351 gene encoding ubiquitin-conjugating enzyme E2 G2; the encoded protein is MAGSALRRLMAEYKQLTLDPPEGIVAGPISEDNFFEWEALIAGPEGTCFEGGVFPARLVFPPDYPLSPPKMKFTCDMFHPNIFADGRVCISILHAPGDDPMGYELSAERWSPVQSVEKILLSVVSMLAEPNDESGANVDAAIMWRERRDEFNAIARRLVRKTLGLPP